From a region of the Desulfovibrio desulfuricans genome:
- a CDS encoding TIGR01777 family oxidoreductase → MHVLILGGTGFVGRYMATALMRQGLTVSVVSRRAGKDGNGPRRVVWNGWDGAALAGLLDGIDAIINLQGENIGGGRWTPERKQAIVNSRVETGQALCVALRLRKEQSQQAPATLLQASASGYYGLWQNSAPPCDEGAPSGTGFLAETCRLWEQSTVPVEAMGIRRCVLRFAPVLGKKADGTPGGFLERMLPPFRMFMGGPLGSGKQPFCWTHLEDVTGAAALLLQRPDLAGTFNICAPRTPSMSEFTRALGKACGKPSWLPVPAAILRLMLGQMADELLLAGQNPVPARLQAAGYAFHQPDLESALRSVLL, encoded by the coding sequence ATGCATGTTCTCATTCTGGGCGGCACAGGCTTTGTGGGGCGATACATGGCAACGGCGCTCATGCGCCAGGGCCTCACCGTAAGCGTGGTTTCACGCAGGGCGGGCAAGGACGGCAACGGGCCACGGCGCGTGGTCTGGAACGGCTGGGATGGGGCTGCCCTGGCCGGATTGCTGGACGGCATCGACGCCATCATCAACCTTCAGGGCGAGAATATCGGCGGAGGCCGCTGGACGCCGGAACGCAAGCAGGCCATTGTGAACAGCCGGGTAGAAACCGGGCAAGCCTTGTGCGTTGCCCTGCGCCTGCGCAAGGAACAATCCCAGCAAGCGCCTGCAACCCTCTTGCAGGCTTCGGCCAGCGGATACTACGGCCTGTGGCAAAACAGCGCGCCGCCCTGCGATGAAGGTGCGCCCTCCGGCACGGGATTTCTGGCCGAAACCTGCCGCCTGTGGGAACAGAGCACCGTGCCCGTTGAAGCGATGGGCATCCGCCGTTGCGTGCTGCGCTTTGCCCCGGTGCTGGGCAAAAAGGCGGATGGAACCCCCGGCGGATTTCTGGAGCGCATGCTGCCCCCTTTCCGCATGTTTATGGGCGGGCCGCTGGGTTCAGGCAAACAGCCATTCTGCTGGACGCACCTTGAAGACGTGACCGGAGCAGCCGCCCTGCTGCTGCAAAGACCCGACCTTGCGGGCACGTTCAACATCTGCGCGCCGCGCACCCCCAGCATGAGCGAATTTACCCGCGCCCTTGGCAAGGCCTGCGGCAAGCCCTCGTGGCTGCCTGTGCCCGCAGCGATACTGCGCCTGATGCTGGGGCAGATGGCCGATGAACTGTTGCTCGCAGGGCAGAATCCTGTTCCAGCGCGGTTGCAGGCTGCTGGCTATGCCTTTCACCAGCCGGATCTTGAATCAGCCCTGCGGAGTGTGCTTCTCTAA
- a CDS encoding LysR family transcriptional regulator yields MTLTQLEIFSTVAARRGFTAAALQLGISQSGVSHAIEALEQEFGVALLRRGKNLELTDVGARLLRQAQAMLGLAESMRQEASDAHGMKRGTLRIGSFGPTASLRLLPPVLEKYRAVYPGIEVHVDEGPDGEVAQWLTDHRVDIGFVTLPDERFDTFPLMEDQLVALLPLAHPLTKKNAVTLEELCASPFAMTRAGSEDIIGGLFRALRLQPNIRWRSLQLVSTIAAVARGEAVSIVAESALPPDKAQGYVKKPLRPAARRQVALATPDARRMSPAAREFIRMAQEVFPHPAQSTARPAKR; encoded by the coding sequence ATGACGCTGACCCAGCTTGAAATATTCTCCACCGTGGCCGCGCGCCGTGGCTTCACTGCCGCAGCCCTGCAACTGGGGATTTCGCAATCGGGCGTATCCCACGCCATTGAAGCGCTTGAGCAGGAATTTGGCGTGGCCCTGCTGCGGCGCGGCAAGAATCTGGAGCTTACAGATGTGGGCGCTCGCCTGTTGCGGCAGGCGCAGGCCATGCTTGGGCTGGCGGAATCCATGCGGCAGGAGGCCTCGGACGCGCACGGCATGAAGCGCGGCACGTTGCGCATTGGCTCCTTTGGCCCTACGGCCTCGCTGCGCCTGCTGCCCCCGGTGCTTGAAAAATACCGCGCGGTATACCCCGGCATTGAAGTCCACGTGGATGAAGGCCCGGACGGCGAGGTGGCCCAATGGCTCACAGACCACCGTGTGGACATTGGTTTTGTGACCTTGCCGGATGAACGGTTTGACACCTTTCCCCTCATGGAAGACCAGCTGGTGGCCCTGCTGCCTCTGGCGCACCCGCTGACGAAGAAAAACGCCGTCACCCTGGAGGAACTTTGCGCCAGCCCCTTTGCCATGACCAGAGCCGGATCTGAAGACATTATCGGTGGCCTGTTCCGCGCGTTGCGACTGCAACCCAATATACGTTGGCGCTCGTTGCAGCTTGTGAGCACCATTGCCGCCGTGGCTCGGGGCGAGGCCGTGAGCATTGTGGCAGAATCCGCCCTGCCGCCAGATAAAGCACAGGGCTACGTCAAAAAGCCCCTCCGTCCTGCGGCCCGGCGGCAGGTAGCCCTGGCAACGCCGGACGCTCGCCGCATGTCGCCCGCAGCGCGGGAGTTCATCCGCATGGCGCAGGAGGTTTTTCCGCATCCCGCGCAATCAACCGCAAGGCCGGCAAAACGATAA
- a CDS encoding DEAD/DEAH box helicase yields the protein MSPSFEDFHLSPELLQAVKDMGFEEPSPIQVLAVPFLLTGRDAVGQAQTGTGKTAAFGMPILEKLTPTRAVQSLVLCPTRELAIQVAEELSKLAARMRGVAILPIYGGQAIERQLRALERGVQVVVGTPGRVMDHLQRGTLRLGGATTIVLDEADEMLDMGFREDIEAILERVPAECQRVLFSATMPPAILQLSKRFLREPEMLAIAQKTLTVPAIEQVYYEVRPHQKMDALCRVLDAQGFRKALVFCSTKRSVDEVTAHLQQRGYQSDGLHGDLAQSQRDRVMQRFRGEGLDILIATDVAARGIDVDDVDAVVNYDIPHDAERYVHRIGRTGRAGRVGKAFTFVTLREQHKLRDIIRHTKARIQQERLPSLRDVANIRTSRLLDEVRATLTAGALESCMQMVEDFLSEQFADDVITSRDVAAALLKLLMQRDFGDATNVPEEDPLAEAPRRFGRDGRDGRDGFRQGDRDGARPRRNDAPMTRLHISVGHAHKVSPGEMVGAITGECGIAGRSIGAISIQKHFSLVEVQSEFADDVLAVLNRGVFIAGTRVTAKLDTGGGSFQRKSFGPGPRAPRGPRPGYPARNQRDGGGNGGGGKRFTHPDKWGRKPRGAEEDKD from the coding sequence ATGTCCCCATCGTTCGAAGATTTTCATTTGTCCCCGGAATTATTGCAGGCCGTCAAGGATATGGGTTTTGAAGAACCCTCTCCTATTCAGGTGCTCGCCGTACCCTTTCTGCTGACTGGCCGCGACGCGGTAGGTCAGGCCCAGACCGGCACCGGCAAAACAGCCGCCTTTGGCATGCCCATTCTGGAAAAGCTCACCCCCACAAGGGCGGTGCAGTCGCTGGTGCTTTGCCCCACGCGCGAGCTTGCCATTCAGGTTGCCGAAGAACTCAGCAAACTGGCCGCCCGCATGCGCGGCGTCGCCATTTTGCCCATATACGGCGGTCAGGCCATTGAACGCCAGCTCCGCGCTCTTGAACGCGGCGTGCAGGTGGTGGTAGGCACCCCTGGCCGCGTTATGGATCACCTCCAGCGCGGCACCCTCCGCCTGGGCGGCGCAACCACCATTGTGCTTGATGAAGCCGACGAAATGCTCGATATGGGCTTTCGCGAAGATATAGAAGCCATTCTGGAGCGGGTGCCCGCTGAATGCCAGCGCGTACTTTTTTCGGCCACCATGCCCCCGGCTATTTTGCAGTTGAGCAAGCGCTTTCTGCGTGAGCCGGAAATGCTGGCCATTGCCCAGAAAACCCTGACCGTGCCCGCCATTGAGCAGGTCTATTACGAAGTGCGCCCCCATCAGAAGATGGACGCGCTGTGCCGGGTGCTGGACGCCCAGGGATTCCGCAAGGCCCTGGTGTTCTGCTCCACCAAGCGCAGCGTGGACGAAGTGACGGCCCACCTGCAACAGCGCGGCTATCAGAGCGACGGCCTGCACGGCGACCTTGCCCAGTCGCAGCGCGACAGGGTCATGCAGCGTTTTCGCGGTGAGGGGCTGGACATTCTGATTGCCACGGACGTTGCCGCGCGCGGCATTGACGTGGACGATGTGGATGCCGTGGTCAACTACGATATCCCCCATGACGCAGAGCGCTACGTGCACCGCATTGGCCGCACCGGGCGCGCTGGCCGCGTGGGCAAGGCCTTCACCTTTGTGACCCTGCGCGAGCAGCACAAGCTGCGCGACATTATCCGGCATACCAAGGCCCGCATCCAGCAGGAACGCCTGCCTTCGCTGCGCGACGTTGCCAACATCCGCACCTCGCGGTTGCTGGACGAAGTGCGCGCCACGCTGACCGCCGGTGCGCTGGAAAGCTGCATGCAGATGGTTGAAGACTTTTTGTCCGAACAGTTTGCAGACGACGTGATCACCAGCCGCGATGTGGCCGCAGCCCTGCTCAAGCTGCTGATGCAGCGCGATTTTGGCGATGCCACCAACGTGCCAGAAGAAGACCCGCTGGCCGAAGCGCCCCGTCGTTTTGGCCGCGATGGTCGTGACGGTCGCGACGGGTTCCGTCAGGGCGACCGCGATGGCGCGCGTCCGCGCCGTAATGATGCGCCCATGACCCGCCTGCACATCAGCGTGGGGCACGCGCACAAGGTTTCGCCCGGCGAAATGGTGGGCGCCATCACTGGCGAATGCGGCATTGCTGGCCGCAGCATCGGCGCAATCAGCATTCAAAAGCATTTCAGCCTTGTTGAAGTGCAGAGCGAATTTGCCGATGACGTGCTGGCCGTTCTTAACCGGGGCGTGTTTATTGCCGGTACGCGCGTAACCGCCAAGCTGGATACTGGCGGCGGCTCGTTCCAGCGCAAGAGCTTTGGCCCTGGCCCCCGCGCACCGCGTGGCCCCCGGCCCGGATACCCTGCCCGCAATCAGCGCGATGGCGGCGGTAACGGTGGCGGCGGCAAGCGGTTTACGCACCCCGATAAATGGGGCAGAAAACCGCGCGGCGCAGAAGAAGACAAGGATTAA
- a CDS encoding ABC transporter ATP-binding protein: protein MSCIQTRGLAYGQISYRDLDIEEGKATFISGPSGCGKSTLLRLFNKTLAPTAGTVLYQGQDMAQTDSIALRREVLLAGQSVFLFEGTVGENFDAFCEARESATLAAEDKQKFLRLCCANFPLDAPCVHLSGGERQRVFLAICLSFLPKVLMLDEPTSALDQETAERFMAQVLAFCRERGMTVVAVSHDPALTGRHAENIISLRAEAE from the coding sequence ATGTCCTGTATACAGACACGCGGTCTTGCCTACGGCCAGATATCCTATAGAGATCTGGACATCGAAGAGGGCAAGGCCACCTTTATCAGCGGCCCCAGCGGCTGCGGCAAAAGCACGCTACTGCGGCTGTTCAACAAAACTCTGGCCCCTACGGCAGGCACGGTGCTGTATCAGGGGCAGGACATGGCCCAAACGGACAGCATTGCCCTGCGGCGAGAGGTTTTGCTGGCAGGGCAGTCCGTGTTTCTCTTTGAAGGCACCGTGGGCGAAAACTTTGACGCCTTTTGCGAAGCCAGAGAATCCGCCACCCTTGCGGCGGAAGACAAGCAGAAATTCCTGCGCCTGTGCTGCGCCAATTTCCCGCTGGATGCGCCTTGCGTGCATCTTTCCGGCGGCGAACGCCAGCGCGTGTTTCTGGCCATCTGCCTTTCATTCCTGCCCAAGGTGCTGATGCTCGACGAACCCACCTCGGCTCTGGATCAGGAAACGGCAGAGCGCTTTATGGCTCAGGTGCTGGCTTTTTGCCGCGAGCGCGGCATGACCGTGGTAGCCGTGAGCCATGATCCCGCCCTGACCGGGCGGCATGCGGAAAACATCATCAGCCTGCGGGCAGAGGCGGAATAA
- a CDS encoding DMT family transporter, with the protein MSVAKERAGDAAVYVRLALVAVAWGGTFIAGRSLAGVAPMFSASLRFLLASAALSLFLVVSGKGFRRVTVGQALVVSLLGFCGIFSYSFFFFSGLQHISASRAALIVALNPAVMALIAYLFYRERVSALKMLGIALCFGGVALVVGGGDPQRAGAGGSGWLGEALIGGCVLSWSAYSVFCKSVVRQLGPLHTVTYSIYAGTLMLAVYTACTGALDFAAVARFSSGEMLSLLYLGIVGSAVAYIWYYDGIQKIGVARAGVFIALNPLAAVLFGAALLGEQMTLATLLGGALIITGIVVENFRSGAGCAQAAEPPLEVSAEPSTKLSGQARG; encoded by the coding sequence ATGAGTGTTGCAAAAGAACGCGCTGGGGACGCCGCCGTGTACGTCCGGTTGGCACTTGTGGCCGTGGCCTGGGGGGGAACCTTCATTGCGGGCAGAAGCCTGGCTGGCGTTGCGCCCATGTTTTCGGCGAGCTTGCGGTTTTTGCTGGCCTCGGCGGCGCTGAGTCTGTTTCTTGTGGTTTCCGGCAAGGGCTTTCGCCGTGTGACGGTGGGGCAGGCTCTGGTGGTGAGCCTGCTGGGGTTTTGCGGCATCTTTTCTTACAGCTTTTTCTTTTTCAGCGGCTTGCAGCACATCAGCGCCTCGCGCGCGGCGCTGATTGTGGCGCTGAACCCGGCGGTCATGGCCCTTATCGCCTACCTTTTTTACCGTGAACGCGTGAGCGCTCTGAAAATGCTTGGCATTGCCCTGTGTTTCGGCGGTGTGGCCCTGGTGGTCGGAGGCGGCGATCCCCAGCGGGCAGGGGCTGGCGGCAGCGGCTGGCTGGGCGAGGCGCTTATAGGCGGCTGCGTGCTGAGCTGGAGCGCCTACAGCGTGTTTTGCAAATCTGTGGTGCGGCAGCTTGGGCCGTTGCACACGGTTACGTATTCCATCTATGCCGGAACCCTCATGCTGGCGGTCTATACCGCCTGCACGGGCGCGCTAGATTTTGCCGCCGTGGCGCGGTTCAGCAGCGGCGAAATGCTCAGCCTGCTCTATCTGGGCATAGTTGGCTCCGCCGTGGCCTATATCTGGTATTATGACGGCATCCAGAAAATTGGCGTAGCGCGCGCTGGCGTATTTATTGCGCTCAATCCCCTGGCGGCGGTGCTGTTTGGCGCGGCCCTGCTGGGTGAACAGATGACACTGGCGACCCTGCTCGGCGGCGCGCTTATAATCACCGGCATTGTTGTGGAAAACTTCCGTAGCGGGGCCGGATGCGCTCAGGCCGCCGAACCGCCCTTGGAAGTATCCGCCGAACCGTCCACCAAACTATCCGGGCAGGCGCGGGGCTGA
- a CDS encoding ABC transporter permease produces MNGVAQIQLGSFLLVYVLLLVVLAVMKKCRINQTKLLVLASARMTLQLIAAGYALTFLFEHPHPLLTMGYLLILVFFTIYLVLSRNKRLNPRFRVIVSVSIASCGLGIIIFFVTCIVGQSVFDPQYLIPISGMLMGNALTGVSLGLKSFWNGLEGQRARVEALLNIGATPEKVLFPFVCQALETALVPTLNSMLGMGIVVLPGMMTGQILSGTAPTTAILYQITIMVAICACVCLCCFCSLYFGYRTLWNAQKQVAF; encoded by the coding sequence ATGAACGGCGTTGCCCAGATTCAGTTAGGCTCGTTTTTGCTCGTCTATGTGCTCTTGTTGGTGGTGCTGGCGGTTATGAAAAAATGCCGCATCAACCAGACCAAACTACTGGTGCTGGCAAGCGCACGCATGACCTTGCAGCTCATTGCCGCAGGCTACGCGCTGACATTTCTTTTCGAGCATCCGCACCCACTGCTCACCATGGGCTATCTGCTCATACTGGTGTTTTTTACCATTTATCTGGTGCTTTCGCGCAACAAAAGGCTCAACCCGCGCTTTCGGGTAATAGTGTCTGTTTCCATTGCCAGTTGCGGGCTGGGCATCATCATATTTTTCGTGACCTGTATTGTGGGGCAGAGCGTGTTTGATCCGCAATACCTCATCCCCATCAGCGGCATGCTCATGGGCAATGCGCTCACGGGCGTTTCGCTGGGCCTCAAGTCATTCTGGAACGGCCTTGAGGGGCAGCGGGCGCGCGTGGAGGCGCTGCTGAACATCGGGGCCACGCCGGAAAAGGTGCTCTTTCCCTTTGTGTGCCAGGCGCTGGAAACCGCCCTCGTGCCCACGCTCAACTCCATGCTGGGCATGGGCATAGTGGTGCTGCCCGGCATGATGACAGGCCAGATACTTTCCGGCACCGCTCCCACCACTGCCATCCTGTACCAGATAACCATCATGGTGGCTATTTGCGCCTGCGTGTGCCTGTGCTGTTTCTGCTCGCTCTATTTCGGCTACAGAACGCTCTGGAACGCGCAAAAACAGGTGGCTTTCTAG